In Segnochrobactrum spirostomi, the DNA window ACCGGCCGTATTTCCCCGCCCGCCCCGAGCCCAGAGCAGCACGATGCGTTACAAGCCGTCCGATCATCCGGTCTTCACGTTGACGACCGGACCCGTCGATGCCTATCCCGCGGTTCTGCGCGGCCTCGCCTCGACGGTGCTCTACGATTACGACCCGGCCTTCCAGGCGACCTATCAACGGGTCGCGGAGAAGCTCGCGACCATCGTCAAGTCCGAGACGATGCCGGTCGTGCTCCACGGCGAACCGGTGCTCGCCCTCGAAGCCGCCGCCGCCTCGCTGATCGGCCGCGACGACGTCGTGCTGAACCTGGTCTCGGGCGTCTATTCCAAGGGCTTCGAAGGCTGGGCGGCGCGCTCCGGCGCCAAGGTGATCGAACTCGCCGTGCCCTACGACAAGGTCATCGATCCCGCAGACGTCGCCCGCGCCCTCGCCGCCCATCCGGAGGTGACCGTCGTCGCCGCCTGCCACCACGACACCCCGTCGGGCACCATCAACCCGGTCGCCGACATCGGCCGCGAGGTCGCCCGCCACGGCGCCGTCTTCCTGGTCGACGCCGTCTCGTCGTTCGGCGGCATGGCGGTCGATGCCGCCTCGGCGCATGTCGATCTCTTCGTGACGGGGCCCAACAAGTGCCTCGGCTGTCCGCCCGGCCTGTCGATCCTCGGCGTCTCGAACAAGGCGTGGGCGAAGATGAAGGCGAACCCGAACGCTCCGCGCGCCTCGATCCTCAGCATCCTCGATTGGGAAGAGGCCTGGCGCCACGACAAGCCGTTCCCGTTCACGCCGTCCGTCGCCGAGATCAACGGCCTCGAGGCGGCGATCGACCTCTATCTCGCCGAAGGCCCGGAGCGGGTCTGGGCACGCCACGACCTCACCGCCCGGGCCTGCCGCGCCGGCATCGCGGCGATGGGGCTCGCGATCTGGCCGGCAGAGGAGCGCTTCGCCTCGCCGACCGCGACCGCCGTCAAGATTCCGGCCGGCATCGACGAGGCCGCGCTGCGCGCCGAAATCCGCGCCCGTTACGGCGTGGTGCTTTCCTCCGGCCGCGGCGAGACGCTCGGCAAGCTGACCCGCATCGGCCACATGGGCCCGACCGCGCAGCCGCTCTACGCCATCGTCGCGCTGACGGCCCTCGGTGGCGCCCTCTCCGCCCTCGGCCATAAGGTCGATGTGGGCGCGGGCGTGGCCGCCGCGTTGGCCGTCATCGACGCCGCCTGAAAGGCGACCGAGGCGGGGCGCGATCCTCATCGCGCCCCCCGCACATAATGGAGGCCGAGCGCGGGCGGCAGGCTCGCCCGCCGGCCGAACAGGACGAGGATCGCGAGCACCGCCGCGAACGGCAGCATCTGGATCACGTCGGTCGGGATATCGACGCCGGCGACCTGGAGCGCGGTGGTGATCGACAGGCAGGCGCCGAACAGGAGCGCGCCGAGCAGCACCCAGAGCGGCTTTCCGCGCGCCAGCATGGCGAGCACGATGCCGATGAAGCCGGCCCCGTTGGTCATGAACGGGATGAAGATGCCGGCGCCGACCTCGGCCATGAACGCGCCGCCGATGCCCGCCAGGAAGCCCGTCGTCAGCACCGCGAAGGTGCGCACCCGCACGACGTCGACGCCCGCCGCATCGAGCGCCGCCGGCTTGTCGCCCGCCGCCTGCAGGGCAAGGCCGAGCTGGGTCGAGCGAAAAACATAGGCGACGAACGGGACAGCCAGAATCGCCAGGTAGACGATCGGCGGCCGGTTGAACAGCGCCGGGCCGATCGCGGGGATCGACGACAGACCGGGGATCGCCAGCGTCTCGACGGCCGGCAGGCGCGGATAGGACTGGGCGAACTGGAAATGGTGCAGGAGCGCGGTCAGACCTTCGGCTCCGAGCGTCAAGGCGATACCGATCACGATCTGGCTGAGGCCGAGGCGGACGCAGAAGATCGCCATCAGGAGCGCGACCGCCATGCCGCCGACCCCGCCGCCGAGAAAGCCGAGCCAGATTGAGCCGGTCTCATAGGCGATCAGGAAGCCGACATAGGCGCCGATCAGCATCATGCCCTCGATGCCGATATTGAGGACGCCGGCCTTCTCGGAGATCTGCTCGCCGAGGCCCGCGAGCAGGAGCGGCAGGCCCGCGGTGAGCGCGCCGAGAATGAGCGAGGTGAGGAATGCTTCGGTGAAGAGAGCCGACATGATCACTTCCCCGCCGCGCGACGACGTTGGTCGAGATATTCGGTGATGCCGAGCATCACCAGGAGGATTGCCACCACAACCAAGGTGAAGAAGTTCGGCACGCCGGTGCGCCGCGCCGCGCTCTCGCCACCGATCGACAAGACCGAGAACAGGAAGACGAAGGCGATCGAGGCGAAGCCGTTGAAGCGGGCGAGAAACACGAGCGGCACGACGGTCAGGCTGTAGGCGGGGTTCCAGTCGGCGCGGACATTGCCCTGCACGCCGAGGATCTCGACCGCCCCGCCGAGCCCCGACAGCGCCGCGGAGATGGCGAAGACGGCAACGGTGAGCGCCGGCACCGGCAGGCCGGCATGGATCGCCGCCCGCGGGTTCGCCCCGACGATCCGAAGCTTCAGCCCGAAGGCGGTGCGGGTCATCACCAGATGGACCAAGATGATCGCGGCGAGGCCGATCAGGAGGCCCGACGAGATCGTGGTATCGAACAGACGCGGCAACCGGTCGGCGACCGCGAGCGTGCGGGTCTGCGGCACTGTCGTCGCGGGGTCACGGAAGGCGAGTTTGACGAGCACGTTGGCGAACGAGACGCCGAGAAAGGTCATCATCAGCGTGGTGATGATCTCGTTGACGCCCTGATAGGCCTTGAGGAGCGCCGGCAGCACCGACCACGCCGCACCGACGGCCGCACCGACGACCAGGCAAACGACGAGCGTCGCCCAATCCGGCAGCACGTGGATGAGGAGCGGTGCGAGCGCGGCGACCACCACGGCGCTGAGCAGGAACTGGCCGTCGCCGCCCAGATTCCAGATCCCGGCGCGGAACGCCACGATGAGACCGGAGGCGATGAGGAGGAGCGGCGCCATTCGCGTCAGCGTCGCCTGGACGCCGTAGGGCGACAGCAGCCCGCGCTCGACCACGTAGGAATAATAGGCGAGCGGATTGACGCCGAGCGCGAGCAGCACGAGGCCGGACAGCACCAGGGCTCCGACGACGGGGACGAGGGCCATCGCGACGAGCCGGAGCCGCGCCCGAAGCGCCTCGGTGCGGGGAGTGAGGACGGCATCGCCGCCGATCTGGACGCTATCCGTCATGCCGCAACGCCACTCATCAGTTCGCCGACCCGGTTGCGGGCCTCGCCGTCGTTGGGAACCACCCCGACCACCCGCCCGCCCGACATGACGGCGATCCGGTCGGAGAGCTCGAGCACCTCCTCGAGGTCGGTCGAAATCAGCACCACCGCGAGGCCGCGATCGGCGGCGTCGCGAATGCGCTGGCGGGTCGCGCGGATGTTCTGCACGTCGAGACCGTAGGTCGGCTTGGCGAAGATCACCGCGCGCGCCTCACCGGAGAGCTCCCGGGCGAGCAGCGCCTTCTGGATGTTGCCGCCGGAGAGCTTGCCGATGGCGGTCTCGATGCCCGGCGTGCGGACGTCGAATTCAGAGACAAGCCGGCGCGCGTGGGCGGCGATCGGTTCGGGTCGCTCGATGCCGCGCAGCCAGAACGGCGCTTCGCCGACCTGCTTTAGGAGCAGGTTCAGGGAGATCGGAAACGCCCCGACGGTGCCCTCGCTGAGGCGGTCGTCGGTGACGTAGCGCAGGCCGCGGCGGCGGCGATCGCCGACGTCGAGCCGTTCGATCGCCTCGCCGGCGAGGCGGATGGCCCCGGCCGCGAGGCGCCGCTGGCCGGCGAGCGCCTCGGCGAACTGCTTCTGTCCGTTGCCGTCGATGCCCGCGAGGCCGACGATCTCGCCGGCCGCGACCGAGAGGTCGATACCGCTCACCGGCACCGCCGCGTCTTCGACCGCGAGGCCGGCGATCTCGAGGATCGGCGCGGAGGAGGCCATACGCCGGCGCGCCGGCTTCGCCGCGGCGTCGGCCGCCGCGATGTCCGTGCCGAACATCAGGCGGATGATCTCGGCCGTCGCCGCCGCCGAGCCGAGGGCCGCGAGGCGCTCCGGCGCGATCTCGCCCACCTTGCGCCCGAGGCGCAGCACGGTGATGCGGTGGCCGAAGGCGAGGGCCTCGTTGAGCTTGTGGGTGATGAAGACGACGGAAAGGCCGAGCTTGACGAGCCGCCCCATCAGCGCGCCGAGGTCCTCGGCCCCCTTCGGCGTCAGCATCGCCGTCGCCTCGTCGAGGATGAGGACGCGGCTCCCGCGCATCAAGGCGCGGACGATCTCGACCTGCTGCTGTTCGCCGAGGGAGAGCGATCCGACCTTGGCATTGGGGTCGATCTTGACGCCGATATCGGCGCACACCGCGGCCATCTTGGCGGCGACGGCGGCGCGGTCCGGCCGCGACCACCAGCGGCGGCCGAGCGCGATGTTGTCGACGACGCTGAGCGAGGGCACCAGCATCGAGTGCTGGAAGACGGTTCCGATGCCGAGCTCGAGCGCGCGGGCCGGGGAATCGATGCGCTGCTCATGGCCGTCGATGAGAATGCCGCCTTCGTCCGGCACCTGGATGCCGGAGAGCATGCCGACCAAGGTCGACTTGCCGGCCCCGTTCTCGCCGAGCAGAACATGGACCTCGCCGGGCCAAAGATCGAACGCGACGCGATCGTTCGCCACCACGCCTGGGAAGCGTTTGGTGACGTGATCGAGGGTCACGATCGGGCGCAGGCTGGCGCCGGCCGTGTGCGGCGGAGGGGCGGAATGGGAAGCGGACAGCGTCATGATCGGGACGAACTCTCGGCCGCGCCCCCATCGGAGGGCGACGGCGAAGGACAGGGACGCCCCGCAGGGGCGCCCGAGACGGGGGCGACGCGAACACCGTCGCGCCGCCCGCCGGCGATCCTCACTGCGCAGTCGGCAATTGCTGCACGAGCTTGTGGACACTGTCGGCGTCGAAGTGCGGCGTGACCTTGATCTTGCCGTCGACGATGTCCTGACGCAGCGCCTCGATCTGGGTCCAGACGTCGTCGGGGATGTGGCTCGTCTTCAGAAGCTTGACCGAGCCGTCGGCCAGATGAATGTCGTAATTGTGCGTACCGTATTTGTCGGCCTTGATGTCCGAGATCATCGCCGTATAGACCGGCGTCAGGTTCCAGACCACCGAGCTCAAGAGATTGCCCTTGTCGATCGGGGTCTTGTCGCCGATGACGTCGATGAAATAGACCTTGCCGCCGTCGGTCGCCTTGTTGGTCTCGACCGCCTGAAGCATGCCGAAGCTCGAGCCGTTGCCCTGGCCGAAGATGATGTCGGCGCCCGCGGCGATCAGCGCCTCGGTGACGCGCTTGCCGCCGGCCGCATCCGAATAGGCCGCCGGGCCGATCACCGCATAGCGCACCACGATGCCCGGCTTCTCCGCCTTGGCGCCTTCCGCGAACGCCGCGGACTGGGCGTTCCACGACGGAGGCTCGCCGGAGACGACGATGCCGACGGTGCCGGTGCGCGACATCTTCGCCGCGAGGCGGCCGGCGAGATAGGCGCCCTCGTGACCGCTCGCGGTGTAGTCGGCGACGAGGCCGGCTTTAAGCGCATCCGGACGGTCCACGATCGCGACCGGAACCTTCATCTCCTCGCCCACTTCCGGCGCGGCGGTGTTGTAGCCGCTGGCATGGGCAATCAGGAGCCCGGCGCCGTCCTCGGCGAGTTCGCGAAGCGTCGGGCGCACGTCGCCGTAGCCGAGATTGTCGGCGACCATCACCTTGATGCCGGCCGCGGCGCCGGCCGCCTTGGCGGCGTCGATGCCCTGCTGGTTCCAGCCATAATCGGTGCCGGCTTCCGGCGTCAGGATCGCGATCGCCTTCAGTTCCGCCGCACCCGCCATCGGCGCCAGGCCGATCAGCGCGAGCGCCACACTGCAAAGAAGAAGCTTACGCATCTTTGTGTTCCCCTGTTTCCGAACGATGTTCTCTGGTGGCTTATTTTGTAATTGTAGTTTCGATTGTTCTTTTAGACGTCCCCGACTATTGTTATTTAAACTCCATGTTTCCCGCGGAGATCAATAGAGATGTCGGATTTTTTAGCGCGCAGCGCGGCCGTCGCCCTTCTCGTGACGAGCGTGCTGGTGGGATGGGGTTCGGGCACAGGCCCGCTCGCCACCGGCACAGCCCAAGCCGAGGAGGCCATGGTTGTGCAGCGTGGCACGGAAGGGCTGAGTCCGGTGCCGTTCCGCGTGGCGAACCAGTCCGATCAAGCCATCGTCTGCGCCGCGGCAACAGCGCACTGGTACTCGATCGAGATCGGACGAGCTCAACCAAATACGGAATTGGTTGAGACGATTTGGTCGAAGCCGGCGACCGGCGAAGTGTTTGCCCTCAACACACACGAGGACCACATGCCGATCCAGACGCTGTGGTGCGGCCTCGCCGGCGCGGACGTCTCGACCCGCACCGAGATTCGCCTCGAGCGGAAGATCGGCGTGAAGGAACCCGCGATCAGCCTGACCTGCACGAGCGATCCGGCGGCCCACAGGCTGGCGTGCCGCCGCCTGGGCGCCGAATGATCGGCCGGGTCGTCCGATGATCCGCATACCGACCTCCCCCGCAGTTCGATGACCGCGCCGAAGCGTCCGTGTTTCTCAACCAAAAAGCCAGAACCAAACGATCTGGTCAAGAGAATGGGCGGCCATTCCGGTCGTTCCAGAAATTCCAACACGATTGTCGCCACTGACGCTGCCTCATTTAGCGGCAGCGTAAATCGTGAAAAACTCAATGTTTCTGGGCATCAATCCGGAACATTTTGCTGCCGTTGAACAACAAAGTTTCAAATTTCGCGGTCGAGACTAAATTTTGGGCCCCGACCGCTCCCGCGATTGGGGCTTGACCATTTTCGGCGATTAATGGTTGGATCATGCCACCCGAGCCCGACACGAGCGTGCGCCGCCGGTTGCCCCGCGCCGCCCCGCCGATGTGCCTGACCAAGGACTACCAGAAGAGCGTCCGGGAAGCGGGTCCTTCAGAGGAGAGCGGACGATGAACGCGCAAACACAGACACGGGATGTGCCGGTCGCACACAAGCTGAAGACCGGAGCCGAATTCAAGGCGACGCTCGACGACGGACGCGCCATCTGGGTGAACGGCAAGCGGATCGCGAGCGTGTTCGAGGAGCCCGCGCTCGCCGCCGGCGTCGATCTCGTCGCCTCGATGTTCGACGACCAGTTCAAGCCGGAATTCGCGGACGCCACCACCTGCATCGACCCCGACAGCGGCGCGATCGTCAGCCGCGCCTGGCAGGTGCCGCGCACGATCGAAGACCTCGCCGATCGCCGCAAGCTGATCGAATATACGAGCCTCAAGACCGCCGGCACCTTCGGCCGCCCGCCCGACCTCGCCCCGGCGATCGCCGTCGGCCTCCTCGCCTACCTGCCGACCTTCAAGGCGAAGAAGTCGCTGATCGATGGTTGCGCGCCGGATTTCGCCGAGAACATCGAGCGCTACGTCGCCTTCGGCCGCGACAACAACCTGACCGCCTCCGAAAGCCTGACCGGCCCGCAGAACGACCGCTCGTCGGCCAAGGGCTCGGAGTCCTCGCTCCTCAAGGTCAAGAACGTCGAGAAGGGCGGCATCCGCATCTCCGGCGCCAAGACCGTCGGCTCCATCTCGGCCCAGGCCAACGAGATCTTCTTCACCAACCTCGGCGGCATCCGCGAGACGCCGGCGGAGGCGTGCATCTGGGCGTCGGTTCCGATCGCCTCGGACGGCATCAAGCTCATCTCGCGCGAGATGGTCTCCCATCCCGGCGCCGACCCGTTCGACCATCCGATCGCGAGCCTCGGCGAGGAAGCCGACCAGTTCATCGTCTTCGACAACGTGTTCGTACCGACCGACCGGATCTTCAATCTCGGCGATCCGACCGCGATGCAATATTACGGGCCGGTCTGCGTGTTCGCCCACTGGCACGTGCTGACCCGCCTCGCCGTCAAGGCGGAGCTCTTCGTCGGCGCCGGCCAGCTCGTGCTCGACGTGCTCGGCACCGGCCACATTCCGGCGGTGCAGGGCATGCTCGGCGAGCTCATCGAATATGCCCAGACGCTGCGCGCCTTCATCTACGCGGCCGAAGCCAAGGCGAAGCCGACCGAGGGCGAGGTGATGGCGCCGGATGTCGGTATGCTCACCGCCGGACGGCTCTATTCGATCCAGCACTACCCCCGCATCATCCACACGCTCCAGGAGCTGTGCGGCCAGGGCCTCGTGATGCGCTTCGGCAAGGCGGCGTTCGAGAACCCGGACATCGGCCATCACCTCAAGGACCTGTTGCCCGGCAAGGGCGTCAGCGCCGAGGTGAAGGAGCAATTGATGAACTTCATCTGGGACATGACCTCGAGCTCGCTCGCCGGCCGCGTCGCACTGTTCGAGAACGTGAACGCGAGCCCGGCTCCCCGGCTGCGCGAACGCCTCTACAACGAGGTGAAGCGCGACCGCTTCGTCGAGCAGGTGAAGACGCTCGCGCGCATGCCCTGATCGGGCGTCGCGACCGGCGAAGCCGCGCCACATCCGCCGGGCCCCTCTCGGGCCCGGCCCGGACCAACGAGCGGGGCGCCAAGCGCGCCTCGCGGCGGAACGGGGAGACGCGCCATGGTGCGCGAAACGGTCGGGACGGAACCGCCGGGCGGGGATGTCGTCGGCGCCTTCTATGATGCCTACAATGCCGGAAACGCCACGGCCGCGGCGGCGCTCTATGCCGATGACGGCTGGCACGAGGAGGCGCACAACGGCGCCCGCCGTGCCGGGCGGCAGGCTCTGCGCGAAGGGCTCGAGCGCTTCTTCGCCTTCCTGCCCGACGCCCGTTGGGAGCGCCGCGAGCAGATCGCCGCCGGCGCGTCCGTCGCCGTCGTCTATACCCTGACTGGCCATCTCGGCATCGACCTCAAGGGCGCGCCGACCAAAGGGCGCCCGATCACACTCGACGGCATCCACGTCTTCGAGATTGCGGACGGCGCCATCGTCGGGACCCGCGATTATTGGGACCCGACCGCGTTCGGCCGTCAGATCGCAACCACACCCGCGACGGGGACCGGCGCGAGGGAGCCTGGCGCATGACGGACGAACCCGCCGACCTCGACGCCGCGACGCCGACGACCCCGCGCCACGCCGGCTTCGCCGAGTACGAAGCCTATGACGCGACCGGGCTCGCCGCCCTCGTGCGCACCGGGGATGTGACGCCGGACGAGCTCCTCGATGCCGCCCTGTCGCGGATCGAAGCCCACGAGCCGGCGCTCCACGCCCTCGTCCACCGCTTCGAGGATCGCGGCCGCCAGGCGATCGCCGCAGGCCTGCCCGACGGTCCGTTCACGGGCGTGCCGTTCCTGCTCAAGAACACCGGGCTCGAACTCGAAGGCACCATCCTTTCGACCGGCTCGCGCCTGTTCGCGGACGCGGTCTCGCCGCGCACCGGCACGCTGGTCGCGCGATACGAGGCGGCGGGGCTCGTGCTCATCGCCAAGTCGAACACGCCCGAGTTCGCGCTGAGCTTCACGACCGAGCCCGACGCCTTCGGCCCGAGCCGCAATCCGTGGGATATATCCCGCAGCCCCGGCGGCTCGTCGGGCGGCTCCACAGCCGCCGTGGCCGCCGGCTACGTTCCGATGGCGAACACGTCGGACGGCGCCGGCTCGACCCGCCTCCCCGCCTCCCATTGCGGCCTGTTCGGCTTCAAGCCGAGCCGCATGCTGAACCCGCTCGGGCCGATCGCCGTCGAGGCGATCGCCGGCATGTCGACGCCCCACGCGGCGAGCTGGAGCGTGCGCGACAACGCCGCCCTGCTCGACGCCACCGCGGGCCCCGACATCGGCGACCCTTACGCCGTGCCGCTCGGCGCGGAGAGCTACCTGAGCGAGGTGGGACGCGAGCCCGGCCGTCTCCGGATCGGCTTCACCCCCGCCTCCCCGCTCGGAACGCCTGTCGACCGCGAATGCGTCCGGGTCGCCTGCGAAGCCGCCGACCTCTGCGTCGAACTCGGCCATCACGTCGAGGAATGCGAGGCCGGCTACGACGCCCATGCCCTGATGGCGGCGTGGCGTATCATCGTCGGCGTCAATGTCGCGCCGGCGGTCGAGATGCGCGGCAAGGCGCTCGGCATCGCCGACCCGCTGAGCCTCCTCGAACCCGTCAACGCAGAATGGGTCGAGGAGGCGCGGCGCCTACCGGCGACGGCCTATCTCGGCGCCGTCAATACGCTGCACCAGACCGCTCGGGCGCTCGGCCGCTTCTTCCAGCGCTACGACATCCTGCTGTCGCCGACCGCCGCGGAGCTGCCGCCACCGCTCGGGGCGCTCGCGGGCGCGGGCAAGAGCCTCGATCGCTTTTACGAGGCGTTCTGGACCCATGCCCCCTTCACCTGCGCCTTCAACGCGGCGGGGTGCCCGGCGATGAGCGTGCCGCTCGGGCACTCGACCTCGGGGCTCCCGATCGGCGCGCATTTCGGCGCCGGCTTCGGGCGCGACGGTCTCCTGTTCCGCCTCGCCGGCCAGATCGAACGGGCGCGCCCCTGGTTCGGCCGACGGCCGCCGCTCGGTCTCGGGGGCACCGCATGACCGACCTCCTGACCCTCTCGGCCCGCGAGACGGCGCGCCGCGTCCGCGCCGGCGACGTCAGTGCGGAGGCGGTCTGCGCCGCCTTCGCCGACCGGATCGCCGAGCGCGAACCGGACGTGCAGGCCTGGACTTACTACGACCGCGACCGCGCCCTCGCGGAGGCGCGCGGGGTGGCGGCCGGGCCGCTCGCCGGCATCACGTTCGGGGTCAAGGACGTCATCGACACCGCCGACATGCCGACCGGGTACGGCTCGGCCCTCTACGAGGGCTTCCGCCCGGTCGCCGATGCGCCCGTCGTCGCCCTCGCCCGCCGCCTCGGCGCGGTGATGATGGGCAAGACGGTCTCGACCGAATTCGCCATGGCGAGCCCCGGCAAGACCCGCAACCCGGCCGCGCTCGACCATACGCCGGGCGGCTCGTCGAGCGGCTCGTGCGCGGCCATCGCCGCCGGCATGGTCCACGTCGCCTTCGGCACCCAGACGTCGGGGTCGGTCGTGCGTCCCGCCTCCTTCTGCGGAATCGTCGGCTACAAGCCGAGCTTCGGCACGCTCAACCGCGCCGGGGTCAAAGCGCTCTCCGACAGCCTCGACACCATGAGCCTGCTCGCCCGCGACGTCCGCGACGCCGCGTTCGCGACCGCCACCCTCGCCGAAATGCCGTCCCTCGAACTCGGGACCGTCACCGCGCCGAAGACCGTCGGCCTGTTCCGCACCTCGCGCTGGGACTTGGCCGAGCCCGCGACCCGCGACGCACTCGACCGCGCCGCGGACGCCCTGCGCGCGGCCGGCGTGACCGTGCGCGAGCTCGCCGTGCCGGATGAATTCGAGCGGCTCTATGCCTATCACGACGCCGTCATGGGCTGGGAAACGCCACGCACCCTCGCGTTCGAGCATGGGCCGCTCGGCGACCGTATCGCGCCGCTGACCCGCGCCTTCCTCGACCAGCTCGCGAAGGCGACCCGCGCCGATTACGACGCCGCCCTCGCCGGCTTGAAGGATCGCGCGGCGATCCTCGACGGCCTTCTCGACGGCTGCGACGTGCTTCTCACCCCCGCTGCGCCCGGCGAGGCGCCGGCCGGTCTCGCGGCGACCGGCGATCCCGTCTTCAACAAGGTCTGGACGCTGCTCCACGGTCCCGCGATTGCCGTGCCCGCCGGCAATGGCCCGGGCGGACTGCCGGTCGGGGTGCAGGTGATCGGCCGTCTCGGCGACGATGCCGCGACGCTCACCGCCGCCGCCTTCCTCGAAGATTCGTTGGCGGAGAACCGGCCATGAGGCACCCGACGACACCCGAACCGCGGTCGCCTCTCGCGATCAGCCCCGAGCATATCCACCACGCGGAGCCGCACCTCGTCGAATCCTTCAAGCGCGCCATGGGCCTGCTCACCGGCGCCGTGACGGTGATCACCGCTGGCCACGGCGAGACGGCGCGCGGGCTCACCGCGACGGCGGTGTGCAGCGTCTCGATCGCGCCGCCGACGCTGCTCGTCTGCGTCAACCGCAACGGCGAGGCCCACCATGCCATCGCCGACAACGGCGCCTTCTGCGTCAACATCCTCGCCGAACAGAACCGTCCGGTCGCCGACCGCTTCGCGGGCCGTGCCGGGGCCAAGGGGTCGGAAAAGTTCCTCGGGGCCGATTGGGGTCCGCTCGTGACCGGGGCTCCGGCGCTCGGCGATGCCCTCGTCAGCATCGATTGCACGATCGCCGAGAGCGTCGAGGCCTACACGCACACCGTCTTCTTCGGAACCGTGCTTGCGGTGCGGCTCGGCCCGTCGCAGCCGCCCCTCGTCCATTTCGACCGCGCCTACCGCTCCCTGGCCTGATCGGCTTTCACGCCATCGGCCCAACACGAACCTTCAGGGGATTCCCGGACCGGGAAGATCATCACATGGCAATCAGTGATTTGGCTCTCGTCGAGGCCTGGAAGGACGTTCTGAAGCTCTCGAAGCTCACCGCGGGCGAACAGGTCTCGCTGCTCGTCAGCGACGACAGCAATCCGCAGCTCGTGTCGACCGCGCGCATCGCCGTCGGCCAGCTCGGCGGCATCCTGACGATCCTCCAGCTTCCGCCGCTCAACGGCGACGTGGCGCTCAGCCGCGACAAGTCGGGCTATGTCGGTCACACGGCGCTCAAGGGCAACCGGCCCGCGCTCGAGGCGATGAAGCACTCCGATCTCGTGATCGACACGATGATGCTGTTGTTCTCGCCGGAACAAGACGAGATCCTCAAGACCGGCGCGCGGATGCTGCTCGCCTGCGAGCCGCCCGAAGTGATGCTACGCATGAAGC includes these proteins:
- a CDS encoding amidase, producing the protein MTDEPADLDAATPTTPRHAGFAEYEAYDATGLAALVRTGDVTPDELLDAALSRIEAHEPALHALVHRFEDRGRQAIAAGLPDGPFTGVPFLLKNTGLELEGTILSTGSRLFADAVSPRTGTLVARYEAAGLVLIAKSNTPEFALSFTTEPDAFGPSRNPWDISRSPGGSSGGSTAAVAAGYVPMANTSDGAGSTRLPASHCGLFGFKPSRMLNPLGPIAVEAIAGMSTPHAASWSVRDNAALLDATAGPDIGDPYAVPLGAESYLSEVGREPGRLRIGFTPASPLGTPVDRECVRVACEAADLCVELGHHVEECEAGYDAHALMAAWRIIVGVNVAPAVEMRGKALGIADPLSLLEPVNAEWVEEARRLPATAYLGAVNTLHQTARALGRFFQRYDILLSPTAAELPPPLGALAGAGKSLDRFYEAFWTHAPFTCAFNAAGCPAMSVPLGHSTSGLPIGAHFGAGFGRDGLLFRLAGQIERARPWFGRRPPLGLGGTA
- a CDS encoding amidase codes for the protein MTDLLTLSARETARRVRAGDVSAEAVCAAFADRIAEREPDVQAWTYYDRDRALAEARGVAAGPLAGITFGVKDVIDTADMPTGYGSALYEGFRPVADAPVVALARRLGAVMMGKTVSTEFAMASPGKTRNPAALDHTPGGSSSGSCAAIAAGMVHVAFGTQTSGSVVRPASFCGIVGYKPSFGTLNRAGVKALSDSLDTMSLLARDVRDAAFATATLAEMPSLELGTVTAPKTVGLFRTSRWDLAEPATRDALDRAADALRAAGVTVRELAVPDEFERLYAYHDAVMGWETPRTLAFEHGPLGDRIAPLTRAFLDQLAKATRADYDAALAGLKDRAAILDGLLDGCDVLLTPAAPGEAPAGLAATGDPVFNKVWTLLHGPAIAVPAGNGPGGLPVGVQVIGRLGDDAATLTAAAFLEDSLAENRP
- a CDS encoding flavin reductase family protein codes for the protein MRHPTTPEPRSPLAISPEHIHHAEPHLVESFKRAMGLLTGAVTVITAGHGETARGLTATAVCSVSIAPPTLLVCVNRNGEAHHAIADNGAFCVNILAEQNRPVADRFAGRAGAKGSEKFLGADWGPLVTGAPALGDALVSIDCTIAESVEAYTHTVFFGTVLAVRLGPSQPPLVHFDRAYRSLA